One genomic region from Candidatus Binatia bacterium encodes:
- a CDS encoding integrase core domain-containing protein yields TVRFELLYVWFLIEHGSRRIVHFNVTKNPTSAWVIQQLRESFPDESAPRYVIHDRDTIFGARVDAAIQALETEPVRTAYRCPWQNAYAERWIGTCRRELLDHVIVLDERHLKRLLTSYVGYYNADRVHTRTRDAPSGRSAEPCLSSTAQVIALPRVGGLQHRYAWAEAA; encoded by the coding sequence CGACCGTCCGTTTCGAGCTTCTCTACGTCTGGTTCCTCATCGAGCATGGCTCCCGTCGCATCGTCCACTTCAACGTGACGAAGAACCCGACCTCGGCGTGGGTCATCCAACAGCTCCGCGAATCCTTCCCGGACGAGTCGGCACCGCGCTACGTCATTCATGACCGAGACACGATCTTTGGCGCTCGCGTCGATGCGGCGATCCAGGCCCTCGAAACTGAGCCGGTTCGCACGGCCTATCGATGCCCGTGGCAGAATGCCTACGCGGAGCGATGGATCGGAACGTGCCGTCGAGAGCTACTCGATCATGTCATCGTTCTGGACGAGCGACACCTGAAGCGACTTCTCACTTCCTACGTGGGCTACTACAACGCCGACCGCGTTCATACGCGCACGCGAGACGCTCCCTCGGGGCGATCAGCGGAGCCATGTCTCTCTTCGACGGCACAGGTGATCGCCCTGCCACGTGTCGGGGGTCTCCAGCATCGGTACGCATGGGCGGAAGCTGCGTGA
- a CDS encoding nucleotidyltransferase family protein yields MPADELFRRNAELMGYWLGGETGALTDALAGDAQAARLFLDFLDRQHLRFQFMASLEGSELRSLFATATLIEWERSIGERRARQAGLVEELADLDDLLRSRGIDYRLLKGPFLGQRFFGGVERRPFGDLDLLVRPAHFAEVDALVVATGFERLSALPFGHRFATRFAHGCDYRRGACRLDLHWAPATHPSYRIDEGRLWQEGTAFEVANRRIPVLTDESALLFVAVSFFEDLDRGAGRLKSVVDLERMLTRMEGTTDWSSLFLRAEAEGFGSILPSILRLAMDFANADQRLRSLANELDRQANDAPIDWAARVALVDAAPGRLHNKLWASKLYACSRGLALGWWVLSLPMRRAVYAPISFRGMFRRKR; encoded by the coding sequence ATGCCGGCTGACGAGCTATTTCGCAGGAATGCAGAACTGATGGGTTACTGGCTCGGCGGAGAGACCGGCGCGCTCACCGATGCTCTCGCCGGGGACGCGCAGGCTGCACGCCTCTTCCTCGACTTTCTCGACCGCCAGCACCTCCGCTTTCAGTTCATGGCTTCGCTCGAGGGCTCCGAACTACGGTCGCTCTTCGCGACTGCAACTCTGATCGAGTGGGAGCGATCCATTGGGGAGAGACGGGCTCGGCAGGCCGGATTGGTCGAGGAACTGGCGGACCTCGATGACCTGCTGCGGAGCCGTGGTATCGACTACCGCCTACTCAAGGGCCCCTTTCTCGGCCAGCGCTTCTTCGGCGGGGTTGAGCGACGCCCGTTTGGGGATCTCGACCTCCTGGTCCGGCCGGCACACTTTGCCGAGGTCGATGCCCTAGTCGTCGCGACCGGCTTCGAGCGCCTCTCAGCGCTTCCTTTCGGTCATCGATTTGCGACCCGTTTTGCGCACGGCTGCGACTATCGGCGTGGCGCTTGTCGACTCGATCTGCATTGGGCACCCGCAACCCACCCTTCCTACCGAATCGACGAAGGTCGACTCTGGCAGGAGGGCACAGCGTTCGAAGTCGCGAACCGTCGCATTCCGGTCCTGACGGATGAGTCGGCACTCCTCTTTGTGGCGGTGTCGTTCTTTGAGGACCTCGATCGTGGCGCCGGCCGTTTGAAGAGCGTCGTTGATCTCGAACGGATGCTCACACGCATGGAGGGCACGACCGACTGGTCCTCTCTCTTCTTGCGCGCAGAAGCGGAGGGCTTCGGTTCGATCCTCCCTTCGATTCTGCGCCTAGCGATGGACTTCGCGAACGCCGACCAGCGCCTCCGGTCACTCGCGAACGAGCTCGACCGGCAAGCCAATGACGCGCCGATTGACTGGGCCGCCCGTGTTGCCCTGGTGGACGCCGCGCCGGGCCGTTTGCACAACAAGCTTTGGGCCTCAAAACTCTATGCCTGTTCTCGGGGGCTGGCTCTTGGGTGGTGGGTATTGTCGTTGCCTATGCGGCGTGCGGTCTACGCGCCGATCTCCTTTCGCGGTATGTTTCGGAGAAAGCGCTGA